The Lycium barbarum isolate Lr01 chromosome 12, ASM1917538v2, whole genome shotgun sequence genome includes a region encoding these proteins:
- the LOC132621811 gene encoding uncharacterized protein LOC132621811 isoform X3, giving the protein MLFPFSTDIKVQQAQREQMAIISFFAELPSEFETAKSQILSSSEITSLKDVFSWVLRTESTSNQQINELVAKGEEKNDARRNYSLQTYSDSQNHVTGLRIVVPTCAPLANAQLEDRNIDNLCGSPIVFSYNKTSFYNKENNVEPRSSEESCKGEEKNYARWNYFVTSDNVRKLFRWKRN; this is encoded by the exons ATGCTTTTTCCGTTCAGTACTGATATCAAGGTGCAACAAGCTCAGAGGGAACAAATGGCAATAATAAGTTTCTTCGCGGAACTCCCCTCTGAGTTTGAGACTGCTAAATCACAGATACTCTCCAGTTCTGAGATCACTTCTCTCAAAGATGTTTTCAGTTGGGTGTTGCGTACGGAGAGTACATCCAATCAGCAAATCAATGAACTTGTTgcaaaaggagaagaaaaaaatgATGCTAGAAGAAACTATTCT CTTCAGACATATTCAGACAGCCAAAATCATGTGACTGGACTCCGAATAGTTGTTCCTACGTGTGCGCCTCTTGCAAATGCACAACTAGAAGACAGAAACATAGATAACCTATGTGGTTCTCCGATTGTATTCTCCTATAATAAAACATCCTTCTATAACAAAGAAAACAACGTGGAGCCCAGATCATCAGAAGAATCCTgtaaaggagaagaaaaaaattATGCTAGATGGAACTATTTTGTGA CTTCAGACAATGTCAGAAAGCTTTTTCGCTGGAAGAGAAACTAA
- the LOC132621811 gene encoding uncharacterized protein LOC132621811 isoform X1, with translation MLFPFSTDIKVQQAQREQMAIISFFAELPSEFETAKSQILSSSEITSLKDVFSWVLRTESTSNQQINELVAKGEEKNDARRNYSLQTYSDSQNHVTGLRIVVPTCAPLANAQLEDRNIDNLCGSPIVFSYNKTSFYNKENNVEPRSSEESCKGEEKNYARWNYFLQTMSESFFAGRETNVEAAAKVVHPTSTYSDSQNHRIFVPRCGLLQTQKTEVCRSNVLHVRHGIQLRNLIKELIMAKLGK, from the exons ATGCTTTTTCCGTTCAGTACTGATATCAAGGTGCAACAAGCTCAGAGGGAACAAATGGCAATAATAAGTTTCTTCGCGGAACTCCCCTCTGAGTTTGAGACTGCTAAATCACAGATACTCTCCAGTTCTGAGATCACTTCTCTCAAAGATGTTTTCAGTTGGGTGTTGCGTACGGAGAGTACATCCAATCAGCAAATCAATGAACTTGTTgcaaaaggagaagaaaaaaatgATGCTAGAAGAAACTATTCT CTTCAGACATATTCAGACAGCCAAAATCATGTGACTGGACTCCGAATAGTTGTTCCTACGTGTGCGCCTCTTGCAAATGCACAACTAGAAGACAGAAACATAGATAACCTATGTGGTTCTCCGATTGTATTCTCCTATAATAAAACATCCTTCTATAACAAAGAAAACAACGTGGAGCCCAGATCATCAGAAGAATCCTgtaaaggagaagaaaaaaattATGCTAGATGGAACTATTTT CTTCAGACAATGTCAGAAAGCTTTTTCGCTGGAAGAGAAACTAATGTTGAAGCTGCTGCAAAGGTAGTGCACCCTACTTCAACATATTCAGACAGCCAAAATCACCGAATTTTTGTGCCTAGGTGTGGCCTCTTGCAAACGCAGAAGACAGAGGTTTGTCGGTCAAATGTGTTGCATGTACGCCATGGCATACAGCTGCGGAATCTTATAAAGGAGCTGATCATGGCCAAGCTGGGCAAATAA
- the LOC132621811 gene encoding uncharacterized protein LOC132621811 isoform X2: MAIISFFAELPSEFETAKSQILSSSEITSLKDVFSWVLRTESTSNQQINELVAKGEEKNDARRNYSLQTYSDSQNHVTGLRIVVPTCAPLANAQLEDRNIDNLCGSPIVFSYNKTSFYNKENNVEPRSSEESCKGEEKNYARWNYFLQTMSESFFAGRETNVEAAAKVVHPTSTYSDSQNHRIFVPRCGLLQTQKTEVCRSNVLHVRHGIQLRNLIKELIMAKLGK; encoded by the exons ATGGCAATAATAAGTTTCTTCGCGGAACTCCCCTCTGAGTTTGAGACTGCTAAATCACAGATACTCTCCAGTTCTGAGATCACTTCTCTCAAAGATGTTTTCAGTTGGGTGTTGCGTACGGAGAGTACATCCAATCAGCAAATCAATGAACTTGTTgcaaaaggagaagaaaaaaatgATGCTAGAAGAAACTATTCT CTTCAGACATATTCAGACAGCCAAAATCATGTGACTGGACTCCGAATAGTTGTTCCTACGTGTGCGCCTCTTGCAAATGCACAACTAGAAGACAGAAACATAGATAACCTATGTGGTTCTCCGATTGTATTCTCCTATAATAAAACATCCTTCTATAACAAAGAAAACAACGTGGAGCCCAGATCATCAGAAGAATCCTgtaaaggagaagaaaaaaattATGCTAGATGGAACTATTTT CTTCAGACAATGTCAGAAAGCTTTTTCGCTGGAAGAGAAACTAATGTTGAAGCTGCTGCAAAGGTAGTGCACCCTACTTCAACATATTCAGACAGCCAAAATCACCGAATTTTTGTGCCTAGGTGTGGCCTCTTGCAAACGCAGAAGACAGAGGTTTGTCGGTCAAATGTGTTGCATGTACGCCATGGCATACAGCTGCGGAATCTTATAAAGGAGCTGATCATGGCCAAGCTGGGCAAATAA
- the LOC132623550 gene encoding sucrose synthase 7-like — MATAPALKRSESIADSMPEALRQSMYHMKKCFAKYIEQGKRMMKLHNLMDELEKVIDDPAERKHVLEGLLGYILCTTMEAAVVPPYLAFATRQNPGFWEYVKVNANDLSVEGITPSEYLTFKEMIVDENWAKDEYALEIDFGAVDFSTPRLTLSSSIGNGLSYVSKFLTSKLNASSASAQCLVDYLLTLNHQGDKLMINETLSTVSNLQAALVVAEASISSLPTDTPYQSFELRFKQWGFEKGWGDTAERVRDTMRTLSEVLQAPDPLNIEKFFGRVPTVFNIVLFSVHGYFGQADVLGLPDTGGQVVYVLDQVVAFEEEMLQRIKQQGLNIKPQILVLTRLIPDAKGTKCNQELEPIQNTKHSHILRVPFRTEKGVLNQWVSRFDVYPYLERYTQDAADKIIELMEGKPDLIIGNYTDGNLVASLMARKLGITLGTIAHALEKTKYEDSDIKLKELDPKYHFSCQFTADLIAMNSADFIITSTYQEIAGSKDRSGQYESHSAFTLPGLYRVVSGISVFDPKFNIAAPGADQSVYFPCTEKQKRLTDFRPAIEELLFSKVDNDEHIGYLEDGKKPILFTMARLDTVKNTTGLVEWYGKNKRLRSLVNLVVVGGFFDPTKSKDREEEAEIKKMHVLIEKYQLKGQIRWIAAQTDRYRNSELYRTIADSKGAFVQPALYEAFGLTVIEAMNCGLPTFATNQGGPAEIIVDGVSGFHIDPNNGDESSNKIANFFQKCREDPEHWNRISAQGLKRIYECYTWNIYANKVLNMGSIYTFWRTLYKDQKQATQRYIDTFYNLEFRNLVKDVPIRTDETPRGPKERVKVKQQPSQRRSQSRLQKLFGA; from the exons ATGGCTACTGCACCAGCCTTGAAGAGATCAGAGTCCATAGCTGATAGCATGCCAGAAGCCTTAAGGCAAAGCATGTACCACATGAAGAAATGTTTTGCTAAATATATAGAGCAAGGCAAGAGGATGATGAAACTCCATAACTTGATGGATGAATTAGAGAAAGTAATTGATGATCCTGCTGAAAGGAAACATGTTTTGGAAGGCTTACTTGGCTACATATTATGTACTACAATG GAGGCTGCAGTTGTCCCTCCCTACCTTGCCTTTGCCACGAGACAGAACCCTGGATTCTGGGAATATGTGAAAGTGAATGCTAATGATCTTTCTGTTGAGGGTATTACACCTTCAGAGTACTTGACATTCAAGGAGATGATAGTTGATGAAAACTG GGCAAAAGATGAATATGCACTGGAAATTGATTTTGGAGCTGTAGACTTCTCAACACCTCGACTGACCCTATCTTCTTCAATCGGAAATGGTCTCAGTTATGTTTCCAAGTTTCTAACTTCAAAGCTAAATGCTAGCTCCGCGAGTGCACAGTGTCTAGTGGACTACTTGCTAACTTTGAATCACCAAGGAGAT aaattgatgatcaatgagacactcagcactgtctcaaatctTCAGGCTGCATTGGTTGTAGCAGAAGCATCTATTTCTTCCTTACCAACTGATACACCATACCAGAGCTTTGAGCTAAG ATTCAAACAGTGGGGTTTCGAGAAAGGATGGGGTGATACAGCAGAAAGAGTCCGAGACACCATGAGAACACTTTCAGAAGTGCTTCAGGCACCAGATCCATTGAACATTGAGAAGTTCTTTGGAAGGGTTCCAACTGTTTTTAATATTGTATTGTTCTCTGTCCATGGATACTTTGGCCAAGCTGATGTTCTTGGCTTGCCAGACACCGGTGGTCAG GTGGTTTATGTTTTGGATCAAGTTGTAGCTTTTGAAGAAGAAATGCTACAAAGAATTAAACAGCAGGGGCTCAATATTAAGCCTCAAATTCTTGTG TTAACCCGACTGATCCCGGATGCAAAAGGAACAAAGTGCAACCAGGAACTAGAACCAATCCAGAATACAAAGCATTCCCACATCCTCAGAGTACCGTTTAGGACAGAAAAAGGAGTGCTTAATCAATGGGTTTCTCGATTCGATGTCTATCCGTATCTGGAGAGATATACTCAG GATGCTGCTGACAAAATCATCGAGCTAATGGAAGGCAAGCCTGATCTGATAATTGGTAACTACACTGATGGGAATTTAGTGGCATCACTAATGGCTAGAAAACTCGGGATAACTCTG GGAACAATTGCTCATGCTCTGGAGAAGACCAAATATGAAGATTCCGATATCAAATTAAAGGAACTTGATCCAAAGTACCACTTCTCTTGCCAAttcacagctgatttgattgcaATGAATTCAGCAGATTTCATTATCACAAGCACATATCAAGAAATAGCTGGAAG CAAAGACAGGTCAGGGCAGTATGAAAGCCATAGCGCATTTACCCTTCCAGGGCTTTATAGAGTTGTTTCAGGCATCAGTGTCTTTGATCCTAAATTTAACATTGCTGCTCCTGGGGCAGACCAGTCAGTGTATTTCCCTTGCACAGAAAAGCAGAAGCGTTTGACTGATTTCCGTCCTGCCATTGAGGAACTTCTTTTTAGTAAAGTGGATAATGACGAGCACAT TGGATATTTAGAAGACGGAAAGAAACCTATCCTCTTCACCATGGCAAGGCTGGACACAGTGAAGAACACAACTGGACTAGTTGAATGGTATGGCAAGAACAAAAGGCTCAGAAGCTTAGTTAACCTTGTTGTGGTTGGCGGTTTCTTTGATCCGACAAAATCCAAGGATAGAGAAGAAGAAGCTGAAATAAAAAAGATGCACGTGCTGATAGAGAAATACCAGCTTAAGGGTCAGATTAGATGGATAGCAGCTCAGACTGACAGATACAGAAATAGCGAACTCTACCGCACAATAGCAGATTCAAAAGGAGCTTTTGTGCAGCCTGCTTTGTATGAAGCTTTTGGTCTAACAGTCATTGAAGCAATGAACTGCGGATTACCAACTTTTGCTACCAACCAAGGTGGCCCTGCAGAGATTATTGTTGATGGGGTCTCAGGCTTCCATATTGATCCAAATAATGGAGATGAATCAAGCAACAAAATTGCCAACTTTTTCCAGAAATGCAGGGAGGATCCTGAGCATTGGAACAGGATTTCAGCCCAGGGTCTCAAGCGTATATATGAATG TTACACATGGAATATCTATGCAAACAAGGTATTGAATATGGGGTCCATCTATACTTTCTGGAGGACATTGTACAAAGATCAGAAACAGGCAACGCAAAGATACATAGACACTTTCTACAATCTCGAGTTTAGGAACTTG GTAAAAGATGTGCCTATCAGAACGGATGAAACACCACGAGGACCAAAGGAGAGGGTGAAAGTTAAGCAACAGCCATCACAAAG GCGCTCACAATCAAGGTTGCAGAA ATTGTTTGGAGCTTGA
- the LOC132623552 gene encoding DEAD-box ATP-dependent RNA helicase 21: MHISDSLDWTQKVYIIVPYRKNRVVESEKKKQSISQLNPICISLTKMSRSVDDRGTTVKPDPSKKPVFLTKAQREELALKRRHDEIAEQKRRSEQQQQHRPSSSDNNHRDRDRGDHHRRDRDRERERERDSERRKRERERDEELKERERARLEKLAEREREKELDAIKEQYLGSKKPKKRVIKPSEKFRFSFDWENTEDTSRDMNALYQNPHEARLLFGRGFRAGMDRREQKKLAAKNERELREEIRKKDGVEESAVEAAALKKKEKDADLYDTFDMRVDRHWSDKKLEEMTERDWRIFREDHNISYKGSRIPRPMRNWVESKLTNELLKAVERAGYTKPSPIQMAAIPLGLQQRDVIGVAETGSGKTAAFVLPMLTYITRLPPLSEENEAEGPYAVVMAPTRELAQQIEDETVKFAHYLGIKVVSIVGGQSIEEQGFRIRQGCEVVIATPGRLLDCLERRYCVLNQCNYIVLDEADRMIDMGFEPQVVGVLDAMPSSNMKPENEDEELDEKRIYRTTYMFSATMPPAVERLARKYLRNPVVVTIGTAGKTTDLITQHVFMVKEGEKMYKLQKLLDELGDKTAIVFINTKKQADSVSKNLDKNGYRVTTLHGGKSQEAREISLEGFRTKRYNVLVATDVAGRGIDIPDVAHVINYDMPNNIEAYTHRIGRTGRAGKTGIATTFLTMHDTEVFYDLKQMLTQSNSPVPPELARHEASKFKPGSIPDRPPRRNDTVFVH; this comes from the coding sequence ATGCATATAAGTGACTCTCTGGATTGGACTCAAAAAGTATATATTATCGTTCCCTACAGGAAAAACAGAGTCGTcgaatcagaaaaaaaaaagcaatcaATCTCACAACTAAACCCTATCTGCATCAGCCTGACAAAGATGAGCCGATCGGTAGACGACCGCGGAACCACCGTGAAACCCGATCCATCAAAGAAACCCGTCTTCCTCACTAAAGCCCAACGTGAAGAACTCGCCCTTAAACGCCGCCACGACGAAATCGCCGAACAAAAACGCCGCTCCgaacagcaacaacaacaccGCCCTTCCTCTTCCGACAACAACCACCGCGACAGAGATCGTGGGGACCACCACCGCCGCGACCGAGACCGCGAAAGAGAGAGAGAACGAGACTCCGAGCGTCGCAAACGAGAAAGAGAGCGCGACGAAGAGTTAAAAGAACGAGAACGAGCTCGATTAGAGAAACTAGCCGAACGAGAACGCGAAAAAGAACTGGACGCTATTAAAGAGCAGTATCTCGGGTCTAAAAAACCTAAGAAACGGGTCATTAAACCTAGTGAGAAGTTCCGGTTTTCGTTCGACTGGGAGAACACTGAGGACACGTCGCGGGACATGAACGCGTTGTATCAAAACCCTCACGAAGCGCGATTACTCTTTGGTCGGGGTTTTCGTGCTGGAATGGATAGAAGGGAGCAGAAGAAACTCGCTGCGAAAAACGAGAGGGAGTTAAGGGAGGAgataaggaagaaagacggtgtTGAGGAGAGTGCGGTCGAAGCAGCTGCGttgaagaagaaggaaaaggaTGCTGATTTGTACGATACGTTTGATATGAGAGTTGATAGACATTGGTCTGATAAGAAGTTAGAGGAAATGACGGAGAGAGATTGGAGAATATTCAGGGAGGATCATAATATATCGTATAAGGGTTCGAGGATACCACGTCCTATGAGGAATTGGGTGGAGAGTAAGTTGACGAATGAGTTGCTTAAGGCTGTTGAGAGGGCTGGATATACGAAGCCTTCTCCGATACAGATGGCTGCTATTCCGCTTGGACTTCAGCAGCGCGATGTGATTGGTGTTGCGGAGACTGGTTCGGGTAAAACTGCTGCTTTTGTGCTTCCTATGTTGACGTATATCACTAGGCTTCCGCCGTTGAGTGAGGAGAATGAGGCTGAGGGGCCGTATGCGGTTGTGATGGCGCCCACGCGAGAATTGGCTCAACAGATTGAGGATGAGACTGTTAAGTTTGCGCACTATTTGGGTATTAAAGTTGTTTCTATTGTTGGTGGGCAGTCCATAGAGGAGCAAGGTTTTAGGATTAGGCAAGGTTGTGAAGTTGTGATTGCGACCCCTGGGCGACTTCTTGATTGCTTGGAGAGACGTTATTGTGTTCTGAACCAGTGTAATTACATTGTTCTTGATGAGGCTGACCGAATGATTGACATGGGTTTTGAACCTCAAGTTGTTGGTGTACTGGATGCTATGCCTTCGAGTAATATGAAACCGGAGAATGAGGATGAAGAGCTTGATGAGAAGAGGATTTATCGAACCACTTATATGTTTAGTGCTACCATGCCACCTGCCGTAGAGCGGCTGGCTAGAAAATACTTGAGAAATCCTGTTGTTGTGACTATTGGCACTGCTGGAAAGACTACTGACCTCATCACTCAGCACGTgttcatggtgaaggaaggggaGAAAATGTATAAGCTGCAGAAGTTGCTTGATGAGCTTGGTGATAAGACGGCTATTGTGTTCATCAACACTAAGAAGCAGGCTGATAGTGTTTCCAAGAATCTAGATAAAAATGGCTACAGGGTAACCACACTGCACGGTGGAAAGTCACAGGAGGCGAGAGAAATCAGCCTTGAAGGATTTAGGACCAAGAGGTATAATGTGTTAGTTGCTACTGATGTTGCTGGTCGTGGTATTGATATACCTGATGTGGCCCATGTGATAAACTATGACATGCCAAACAACATTGAAGCATACACCCATCGTATCGGACGTACAGGTCGTGCAGGAAAGACAGGTATAGCCACAACATTCTTGACCATGCACGATACCGAAGTCTTTTATGATCTTAAGCAAATGCTCACACAAAGCAACAGTCCTGTTCCCCCCGAACTTGCCAGGCACGAGGCTTCGAAATTCAAGCCTGGAAGTATTCCTGACAGACCACCTAGGCGGAATGATACTGTATTTGTTCATTAA